The following proteins are encoded in a genomic region of Bernardetia sp. MNP-M8:
- a CDS encoding lytic transglycosylase domain-containing protein, with protein MLIIIAIIFTSSSSCVAQQVSDIQTVVPIRIPDTVMFAGERIPLEDEDIKERLDRELISIVYGHAYTMLLLKRSGKWRKPLEDSLTKYGIHKDFFYLAIAESSLEPMIKSNRDALGTWQFLEETGKQFGLIVNDNIDERQDPLKSCVAATKYFNQAYKKFGTWAAVAASYNRGMAGLEKAMDNQGTRNYYDLFLNAETSRYVLRIAALKMVLENPKKYGYCIEEYEYYDTFEFDEIKITENIESVPEWAKKHGMTYKEFRLYNPAIAINDNEYNFVVPKGGYVFRVKKK; from the coding sequence TTGTTGATCATAATTGCTATAATTTTCACTTCTTCTTCTTCTTGTGTTGCTCAACAAGTTAGCGATATTCAAACTGTTGTGCCCATCAGAATACCTGATACAGTTATGTTTGCAGGGGAAAGAATTCCTTTAGAAGATGAAGACATAAAAGAACGATTAGATAGAGAACTTATTTCTATTGTATATGGACATGCTTATACGATGCTTTTATTGAAGCGTTCGGGTAAGTGGCGCAAACCGTTGGAAGACAGCCTTACAAAATACGGAATTCATAAAGATTTTTTCTATTTAGCAATTGCAGAAAGTAGCCTTGAACCAATGATAAAATCGAATAGAGATGCTTTAGGAACATGGCAGTTTTTGGAAGAAACAGGAAAGCAGTTTGGACTAATTGTAAATGATAATATCGATGAAAGGCAAGACCCATTGAAATCTTGTGTAGCAGCAACCAAATATTTTAATCAAGCCTACAAAAAATTTGGAACATGGGCAGCCGTTGCAGCTTCGTATAATAGAGGAATGGCAGGTTTAGAAAAAGCAATGGATAATCAGGGAACACGAAATTATTACGATTTATTCCTCAATGCAGAAACCTCTCGTTATGTACTTCGAATTGCAGCCTTAAAAATGGTCTTAGAAAATCCTAAAAAATATGGTTATTGTATAGAAGAGTATGAATATTATGATACTTTTGAGTTTGATGAAATAAAAATTACAGAGAATATTGAGAGTGTTCCAGAATGGGCAAAAAAACATGGAATGACTTACAAAGAATTTCGTTTGTACAATCCTGCCATTGCAATTAATGACAATGAATATAATTTTGTAGTTCCTAAAGGTGGTTATGTCTTTCGTGTGAAGAAAAAGTAG
- a CDS encoding C25 family cysteine peptidase, which translates to MNKHIYSFLFVLGILFSFSNKANAQLYFPPSDFSQYMDWIDYDKVYYKITVNEDGIYRINFQELVDAGIPVSLNPSRLQMYYHGKEIPIKVEGEIDGRLDSLDYVEFYGKKRDSEHDKLLYPDPNGRPTPEFSLYGNTSVYFLTYTKSVSEQGLRTQKYYEQNTQGLEAERFHIQETQKSLATHYTFGPLYPLSFLSTDGRGCLVSDWEEGKGFASIMLTNGLNNPRRIDALPVVDYVGDSLVEAEVGIRIVGRINQPNKVRLVYNMNSIRRVIDEVEFENYQVVERSESVPDSLGVFQDGSITTITEDLYNLTGRGRISYCEGWTKYPQATRMNGENAKRFNLQANLQGKSYLEIENPTSSVRFFDITDPQNVTEIQADSVEDKRTMIVPNTGTRRTIYAVSTAKSVSLASISRANFRPITAFDADYIILTAKNLREGFGEYPDAAQAYADYRASQEGGSYTPLIVEIDQLYNIFSYGETSPLSIRRFANYMLTNGDPKFLFILGKSTGILITNPNSNSILPYGFPGSDHMLTAGLRNASLEPALATARLSAITPKQVIDYLNKVKEHETIEGDQSWRKKLLHLSGGYSPSEHASFKRYVEGFESIAEGQYLGAEVTTLSKKTTDFVEFIDISDEVNEGLSLITFFGHAGVNFTDIEVGKASDPRLGYANKGKYPMLLVNGCGTGNPYGAQPSLAEDWTLTADKGAILFLSHGELGFSGQLRLYTQTFYEEAFTEKENLNLPIGEVMQKMLRTYMARNGVQNEIARAAAQQITLHGDPAVRLIPITKPDYMIDNSRVSLVPSENETFVNANSDKFRVKIAAKNLGIMDFNNKRITVRVRRTFPDGTADFYAVKDYPSIASEDTLYYDIFIGEDVKAKSIGLNKFEVFLDYFEEIDESDETNNSASFEYFMQRGTMITLAPKEYSIVNTTSPTLIAQNNNPFTDVRSYEYELDTTHLFNSSVKKSIVLQDYITTEWNVSLPALRDSTVYYWRVRYAEPEGDDNPEWATSSFIYINNSPAGWSQSHVAQFEKATFEGVTYTEQTRKWEFKPYELNFEIQAAGRFSSQAGKYYIKMNGVELVNGDCYDNRLIALAIDQRTGTIYNPYPKEACGASLAATGIPPIFFQTNELNDYFNNLREGSYVIMMNSVTVSRTGSQLNRLVELGLSAEQNSALRALPDGSAFIIVGRKGAPAGSAMIVNLKTRNDVINETFTISGISDKGIVTSSLIGPAADWGNMFRKVRASGNDKWKIDVLGENFTGSQSILAQDVTQDNFQLSQINANQYPYLRLRATLSDSIDQTSPQLDRWQVIYREVPEGILLYDTLSYRQNTNLQVSAGDSVDIRFRFRNISGNDFVSPLVVRYTVRNATTGITTESYDTLSSLARNEELLFDAKFYSLEYFGDNLLTVFINPRIQGEQLYENNILQANFTVIPDNVNPVLDVAFDGIKIMDGDVISPTPLISIQLRDENKFLVRQDTVGINLYLSKCDSCERVRLNYDGQNVQYFASQDNNFRLEYRPERLEDGKYTLSVEAQDVSGNKAGAEDYKVNFEVINKSTLTHFYPYPNPFSTKMHFVFTLTGAEVPDDIRIQIMTITGKIVRTITKDELGAIRIGDNVTDFTWDGTDEYGDKLANGVYLYKVDIRDNQLNFEHRETAKDNLFKKNIGKIYIMR; encoded by the coding sequence ATGAACAAACATATATATTCATTTTTATTTGTATTGGGAATACTATTTTCCTTTTCTAATAAAGCAAATGCACAACTTTATTTTCCTCCATCTGATTTTAGTCAGTATATGGACTGGATAGATTATGATAAAGTATATTATAAAATTACTGTCAATGAAGATGGTATATACAGAATTAACTTTCAAGAATTAGTAGATGCAGGAATTCCCGTTTCTCTAAACCCTAGTCGTCTTCAAATGTATTATCACGGAAAAGAGATTCCAATAAAAGTAGAAGGTGAGATTGATGGACGTTTGGATTCGTTAGATTATGTAGAGTTTTATGGAAAAAAAAGAGATAGCGAACATGATAAACTTCTCTACCCAGATCCGAATGGACGACCTACGCCTGAATTTTCTTTATATGGAAATACGTCTGTTTATTTTCTTACTTATACAAAAAGTGTTTCAGAACAAGGATTACGTACTCAAAAGTATTATGAACAAAATACACAAGGCTTAGAAGCTGAACGTTTTCATATTCAAGAAACTCAAAAGTCACTCGCAACTCATTATACTTTTGGACCTCTTTACCCACTAAGTTTTCTTTCGACTGATGGGAGAGGGTGTTTAGTGAGTGATTGGGAAGAGGGAAAAGGCTTTGCAAGTATAATGCTTACAAATGGTCTGAATAATCCTCGTCGTATTGATGCACTACCTGTTGTAGATTATGTGGGAGATAGTTTGGTAGAAGCAGAAGTGGGCATAAGAATAGTCGGACGTATCAATCAGCCTAATAAAGTACGACTAGTTTATAATATGAATTCAATTAGAAGGGTAATCGATGAGGTTGAATTTGAAAATTATCAAGTAGTAGAGCGTTCAGAGTCAGTACCTGATTCTTTGGGTGTTTTTCAAGATGGTTCAATAACAACTATTACAGAAGATTTATATAACTTAACAGGAAGAGGTAGAATAAGTTATTGTGAAGGTTGGACAAAGTATCCACAAGCCACTCGCATGAATGGAGAAAATGCCAAAAGATTTAATTTACAAGCCAACCTACAAGGTAAATCATATCTTGAAATAGAAAATCCTACTTCATCAGTTCGCTTTTTTGATATTACCGATCCTCAAAATGTAACAGAAATTCAGGCAGATAGTGTAGAAGATAAAAGAACAATGATTGTTCCTAATACAGGAACAAGACGAACTATTTATGCTGTTTCAACTGCCAAATCTGTTTCTTTAGCTTCAATATCAAGAGCTAATTTTAGACCTATTACTGCATTTGATGCAGATTATATTATTCTTACTGCCAAAAATCTGAGAGAAGGTTTTGGAGAATATCCTGACGCTGCACAAGCGTACGCAGATTATCGTGCTAGTCAAGAGGGAGGAAGTTATACACCTCTTATTGTAGAAATAGATCAGCTTTATAATATATTTTCTTATGGTGAAACAAGCCCTCTTTCTATTCGTCGTTTTGCAAATTATATGCTGACAAATGGAGACCCTAAATTTTTATTTATTTTAGGAAAAAGTACAGGAATACTCATTACCAACCCTAATAGCAATAGTATTTTGCCTTATGGCTTTCCAGGTTCTGATCATATGCTTACAGCAGGACTCAGAAATGCTAGTTTAGAGCCTGCACTAGCTACAGCTCGCCTTTCTGCTATCACTCCAAAACAGGTAATAGACTATCTCAATAAGGTAAAAGAACACGAAACTATTGAAGGTGATCAAAGTTGGAGAAAAAAACTTCTTCATCTTAGTGGAGGATATTCTCCTTCTGAACATGCTAGTTTTAAAAGATATGTAGAAGGTTTTGAAAGTATAGCAGAAGGGCAATACTTGGGGGCAGAAGTAACAACACTTTCCAAGAAAACCACTGATTTTGTAGAATTTATTGATATTTCTGATGAAGTTAATGAAGGACTTTCTCTAATTACTTTTTTCGGACATGCAGGTGTAAACTTTACAGATATAGAAGTAGGAAAAGCAAGTGATCCTCGTTTAGGATATGCAAATAAAGGAAAATATCCAATGTTACTAGTCAATGGTTGTGGAACAGGAAACCCTTATGGTGCTCAACCATCTTTAGCTGAAGACTGGACACTTACAGCTGATAAAGGAGCAATTCTTTTCCTTTCTCATGGAGAATTAGGGTTTAGTGGACAACTTCGCCTTTATACACAAACTTTTTATGAAGAGGCTTTTACAGAAAAAGAAAATCTAAATCTTCCCATAGGAGAAGTGATGCAAAAAATGCTACGTACTTATATGGCAAGAAATGGAGTCCAAAACGAAATTGCACGAGCAGCAGCACAACAAATTACACTACATGGTGATCCAGCAGTTCGTCTTATTCCTATCACTAAGCCAGATTATATGATAGACAATTCTCGTGTAAGCCTTGTACCTTCAGAGAACGAAACATTTGTCAATGCAAACAGCGATAAGTTTAGAGTCAAAATTGCTGCTAAGAATTTAGGAATTATGGATTTTAATAATAAAAGAATAACTGTTCGTGTCAGAAGGACATTTCCTGATGGAACAGCAGATTTTTATGCTGTTAAAGATTATCCTTCTATTGCTAGTGAAGATACACTCTATTATGATATTTTTATAGGAGAAGATGTGAAAGCAAAATCAATTGGTCTAAATAAATTTGAAGTTTTTTTAGATTACTTTGAGGAAATTGATGAATCCGACGAAACAAATAACTCAGCTTCTTTTGAGTATTTTATGCAACGTGGAACAATGATTACACTTGCGCCAAAAGAGTATAGCATCGTAAATACGACTTCTCCTACGCTGATTGCTCAAAATAATAATCCATTTACAGACGTAAGAAGCTATGAATACGAGCTTGACACAACACATTTGTTCAATAGTAGCGTGAAAAAATCGATTGTATTACAAGACTATATCACAACTGAATGGAATGTAAGTCTACCTGCTTTGAGAGATAGTACAGTCTATTATTGGCGTGTTCGTTATGCAGAACCAGAAGGAGATGATAATCCTGAATGGGCAACTTCATCTTTTATTTACATTAATAATAGCCCTGCTGGGTGGTCTCAAAGCCATGTGGCTCAATTTGAAAAAGCTACTTTTGAAGGAGTTACTTATACAGAACAGACTCGCAAATGGGAGTTTAAACCTTATGAACTCAATTTCGAAATACAAGCAGCAGGAAGGTTTTCTTCACAAGCAGGAAAATATTATATCAAAATGAATGGTGTCGAATTAGTAAATGGAGATTGTTATGATAATAGATTAATTGCACTTGCAATAGATCAACGTACAGGAACGATATACAATCCCTATCCTAAAGAAGCTTGTGGAGCTTCACTAGCAGCAACAGGAATTCCTCCTATCTTCTTTCAGACCAATGAACTCAATGATTATTTTAATAATCTTAGAGAGGGAAGTTATGTAATCATGATGAACTCTGTAACAGTTAGTAGAACAGGCTCACAATTAAATCGTCTTGTAGAATTAGGTCTTTCTGCTGAACAAAACAGTGCATTGAGAGCATTGCCAGATGGGTCTGCATTCATAATAGTAGGTAGAAAAGGTGCGCCAGCAGGGAGTGCAATGATTGTAAATCTAAAAACTCGTAACGATGTAATCAATGAAACATTCACAATTTCAGGTATTTCAGATAAAGGAATTGTAACATCATCATTAATTGGTCCTGCTGCTGACTGGGGAAATATGTTTAGAAAAGTACGTGCAAGTGGAAATGACAAATGGAAAATAGATGTATTAGGAGAAAACTTCACAGGTTCTCAAAGTATTCTTGCTCAAGATGTAACTCAAGACAATTTTCAACTTAGTCAGATAAATGCTAATCAATATCCATATTTGAGATTACGTGCAACTCTTAGTGATTCAATAGATCAAACTTCTCCACAACTAGATCGTTGGCAAGTTATTTATAGAGAAGTTCCTGAGGGAATTTTATTGTATGATACACTTTCTTATCGTCAAAATACAAATCTTCAAGTTTCGGCTGGCGATTCGGTAGATATTCGTTTCCGTTTTCGTAATATTTCAGGCAATGACTTTGTAAGTCCTTTGGTTGTTCGTTATACTGTCAGAAATGCTACAACAGGAATTACAACAGAATCCTATGACACATTAAGTTCTTTAGCTAGGAATGAAGAGCTTTTGTTTGATGCAAAGTTTTATTCATTAGAGTATTTTGGAGATAATTTATTGACCGTATTTATAAATCCAAGAATACAGGGCGAACAGCTTTATGAAAACAATATCTTGCAAGCTAATTTTACTGTAATACCTGATAATGTAAACCCAGTTTTAGATGTTGCTTTTGATGGAATTAAAATTATGGATGGAGACGTAATTTCACCGACACCTCTTATTTCTATCCAACTTCGTGATGAAAATAAGTTTTTAGTACGACAAGATACTGTTGGAATAAATCTTTATTTGAGTAAATGTGATAGTTGTGAACGAGTAAGGTTGAACTATGATGGACAAAATGTACAGTATTTTGCTTCACAGGATAATAATTTCCGTTTAGAATATCGTCCTGAGCGTTTGGAAGATGGAAAATATACATTATCTGTAGAAGCACAAGATGTAAGTGGAAATAAGGCAGGTGCAGAAGATTATAAAGTTAATTTTGAGGTGATTAATAAATCAACTTTAACTCATTTCTATCCATATCCAAATCCATTTTCTACCAAAATGCACTTTGTATTTACACTAACAGGTGCAGAAGTTCCTGATGATATTCGTATTCAGATTATGACTATTACAGGGAAAATAGTCAGAACGATTACAAAAGACGAACTAGGAGCAATCCGAATCGGGGACAATGTTACTGACTTTACATGGGACGGAACAGATGAGTATGGTGATAAACTTGCTAATGGTGTCTATCTTTATAAAGTAGATATTCGTGATAATCAACTTAATTTTGAACACAGAGAAACAGCAAAAGATAATCTGTTCAAGAAAAATATAGGTAAAATATATATTATGAGATAA
- the lysM gene encoding peptidoglycan-binding protein LysM, with the protein MGLFSFIKEAGAKVFGKKEEKRQAPDPQIAKHIEEEQKVEKSKLESLRDQVVALNIPIENMNLAFGQSVTVTGKTQTNAEREKIILAIGNVEGVSIVEDKIEVVQAEQEAQFYTVKKGDSLSKIAGEFYDNVKAYPIIFEANQPMLKDPSLIYPGQVLRIPAQ; encoded by the coding sequence ATGGGATTATTTTCATTTATTAAAGAAGCAGGAGCAAAAGTATTTGGCAAAAAAGAGGAAAAAAGACAAGCTCCAGACCCTCAAATTGCAAAGCACATAGAAGAAGAACAAAAAGTAGAAAAGTCTAAATTAGAGTCTTTACGAGATCAAGTAGTAGCTCTCAATATTCCTATCGAAAACATGAATCTTGCTTTTGGACAATCTGTGACTGTAACAGGAAAAACACAAACAAATGCAGAGCGTGAAAAAATTATTTTAGCTATCGGAAATGTAGAAGGAGTTTCTATTGTAGAAGATAAAATTGAAGTTGTACAAGCAGAGCAAGAAGCTCAATTTTATACTGTCAAAAAAGGGGATAGCTTATCCAAAATTGCAGGAGAATTTTATGATAATGTAAAAGCATATCCTATAATTTTTGAAGCAAATCAGCCAATGCTTAAAGACCCTAGTTTGATTTATCCAGGTCAAGTATTGCGTATTCCTGCACAATAA
- a CDS encoding Crp/Fnr family transcriptional regulator yields MNPIQILKAAIDRKNPDLWDKEIILSRNEMLVQTGNIDNWIYYVESGALRICVESENEIHTTRFAYRGSLVTVLDSFFRNVPTIYSIEAIRKSKVVRINATDFKDFLLSSTEYTNLWRMLLEELVLQQLEREVDLLNNSPVERYKRVYERSPQLFQEIPHKYIAAYLRMTPETFSRLHSNHK; encoded by the coding sequence ATGAATCCAATACAAATACTCAAAGCAGCAATAGATAGAAAAAATCCTGATTTATGGGACAAAGAGATTATTCTATCAAGAAATGAAATGCTTGTTCAGACAGGCAATATTGATAATTGGATTTATTATGTAGAAAGTGGTGCATTAAGAATTTGTGTAGAAAGTGAAAATGAAATTCATACTACTCGTTTTGCATATCGTGGTTCGCTTGTTACAGTTTTGGATTCTTTTTTTAGAAATGTTCCTACTATTTATTCTATTGAAGCAATCCGAAAATCAAAAGTGGTTCGGATAAATGCAACTGATTTTAAAGATTTCCTTTTATCAAGTACAGAATACACAAACCTTTGGCGTATGCTTTTAGAAGAACTTGTTTTACAACAATTGGAAAGAGAAGTTGATTTATTAAATAATTCCCCTGTTGAACGTTATAAGCGTGTTTATGAACGAAGTCCACAACTTTTTCAAGAAATTCCTCATAAATATATTGCAGCTTATCTTCGAATGACTCCCGAAACATTTAGTCGTTTGCATTCAAATCATAAATAA
- a CDS encoding DNA-3-methyladenine glycosylase, producing MLQAKKLPKSFYTRSDVVQIARELLGKYLVTDINDKITVGKIVETEAYCGAIDKACHAHLNKKTERTKIMFEEGGVAYVYLVYGMYKLFNIVTNEYGKADAVLIRALEPIEGVETMLERRKMEKIKDKDGKLKLKRNLTAGPGVLSIAMGIDLFDYGQDLTENRIWIEDRREIIEENEIIASARVNIDYAQEDKDLPWRFRVKNNKWTSPAK from the coding sequence ATGTTACAAGCCAAAAAGCTCCCAAAATCATTTTATACTCGTTCTGATGTTGTTCAAATTGCTAGAGAGCTGTTAGGAAAGTATTTAGTAACTGATATAAATGATAAAATCACAGTTGGCAAAATAGTAGAAACAGAAGCTTATTGTGGTGCGATTGATAAAGCCTGTCATGCACATCTGAATAAGAAAACAGAGCGCACCAAAATTATGTTTGAGGAAGGCGGTGTGGCGTATGTATATTTAGTATATGGAATGTACAAACTTTTCAATATTGTAACCAATGAGTATGGAAAAGCTGATGCTGTTTTGATTCGTGCTCTTGAACCTATTGAGGGAGTCGAAACGATGTTAGAACGCAGAAAAATGGAGAAAATCAAAGATAAAGATGGAAAGCTCAAATTAAAACGAAACCTCACAGCAGGACCTGGAGTTCTTTCTATTGCAATGGGAATTGACCTTTTTGATTATGGACAAGATTTGACAGAAAATCGTATTTGGATAGAAGATAGAAGAGAAATAATTGAAGAGAATGAAATTATTGCATCTGCTCGTGTCAATATTGATTATGCTCAAGAAGATAAAGATTTGCCTTGGCGTTTTCGTGTCAAAAACAATAAATGGACAAGCCCTGCAAAGTAA